A genomic stretch from Pseudomonas sp. MUP55 includes:
- a CDS encoding DUF2164 domain-containing protein: protein MAKKPIAPILNLTPEQERAATDNIKRFMEDRFELKLGSFEVAEILELFTTEVAPHYYNKAIFDTQTLLKERFESIESDLWSLEKSS, encoded by the coding sequence ATGGCCAAGAAGCCCATAGCGCCCATCTTGAACCTCACGCCCGAGCAGGAGCGTGCGGCTACCGACAATATCAAGCGCTTCATGGAAGACCGCTTCGAGCTCAAGCTGGGCTCGTTTGAGGTCGCCGAGATTCTTGAGCTGTTCACTACTGAAGTGGCACCGCACTATTACAACAAGGCGATTTTCGATACGCAGACGCTCCTTAAAGAAAGGTTCGAAAGCATCGAAAGCGACTTGTGGTCGCTTGAAAAGAGCAGCTGA
- the hisB gene encoding imidazoleglycerol-phosphate dehydratase HisB, translated as MVERMASVERDTLETQIKASINLDGTGKARFDIGVPFLEHMLDQIARHGLIDLDIVSKGDLHIDDHHTVEDVGITLGQAFAKAIGDKKGIRRYGHAYVPLDEALSRVVIDFSGRPGLQMHVPYTRATVGGFDVDLFQEFFQGFVNHALVSLHIDNLRGTNTHHQIETVFKAFGRALRMAVELDDRMAGQMPSTKGVL; from the coding sequence ATGGTCGAACGTATGGCGTCCGTCGAGCGCGACACTCTGGAAACCCAGATCAAAGCCTCGATCAACCTGGATGGCACCGGAAAGGCCCGATTTGATATCGGTGTGCCTTTTCTTGAGCACATGCTGGACCAGATCGCCCGTCATGGGCTGATCGACCTGGATATCGTCAGCAAGGGCGACCTGCATATCGACGACCACCATACGGTGGAAGACGTAGGCATCACCCTGGGCCAGGCATTTGCCAAGGCCATCGGCGACAAAAAAGGCATCCGTCGCTACGGCCACGCCTATGTGCCGCTGGACGAAGCGCTGTCGCGCGTGGTCATCGACTTCTCCGGCCGCCCAGGCCTGCAGATGCACGTGCCCTATACCCGCGCCACCGTGGGCGGCTTCGATGTCGACCTGTTCCAGGAGTTCTTCCAAGGCTTCGTCAACCACGCACTCGTCAGCCTGCACATCGACAACCTGCGCGGCACCAACACCCACCACCAGATCGAAACCGTGTTCAAGGCTTTCGGCCGCGCGCTGCGCATGGCCGTCGAGCTGGATGACCGCATGGCCGGGCAAATGCCGTCGACCAAGGGCGTCCTGTAA
- the hisH gene encoding imidazole glycerol phosphate synthase subunit HisH: MQTVAVIDYGMGNLHSVAKALEHVGAGKVLITSDANVIREADRVVFPGVGAIRDCMAEIRRLGFDSLVREVSQDRPFLGICVGMQALLDSSEENDGVDCIGLFPGQVKFFGKDLHEDGAHLKVPHMGWNEVRQSMDHPLWHEVPDMARFYFVHSYYIAAGKPEQVVGGGHYGVDFAAALADGSRFAVQFHPEKSHTHGLQLLQNFAAWDGRW, translated from the coding sequence ATGCAGACGGTCGCGGTTATCGATTACGGCATGGGCAACCTGCACTCGGTGGCCAAGGCCCTCGAGCACGTCGGTGCCGGCAAAGTGCTGATCACCAGCGATGCCAATGTGATTCGCGAAGCCGACCGAGTGGTGTTTCCCGGCGTCGGTGCGATTCGCGACTGCATGGCCGAGATCCGCCGCCTGGGCTTTGACAGCCTGGTGCGCGAAGTCAGCCAGGACCGCCCGTTCCTCGGCATCTGCGTGGGCATGCAAGCCTTGCTCGACAGCAGCGAAGAGAACGACGGCGTTGACTGCATCGGGTTGTTCCCGGGCCAGGTGAAGTTCTTTGGCAAAGACCTGCATGAAGACGGCGCACACCTGAAAGTCCCGCACATGGGCTGGAACGAAGTGCGTCAGAGCATGGATCACCCGCTGTGGCACGAAGTGCCGGACATGGCGCGCTTCTACTTCGTGCACAGCTACTACATTGCCGCCGGTAAACCGGAGCAGGTAGTGGGTGGCGGGCACTACGGCGTCGACTTCGCGGCTGCGCTGGCCGACGGTTCGCGGTTCGCCGTGCAGTTCCACCCGGAGAAGAGCCATACCCACGGCCTGCAATTGCTGCAGAACTTCGCCGCGTGGGATGGTCGCTGGTAA
- a CDS encoding OFA family MFS transporter, with amino-acid sequence MSTSTAAGISAAQPAFLSKERIIAKPGFNRWLVPPAALAIHLCIGMAYGFSVFWLPLSKALGITAPVACAPDMSFIAQVFSSQCDWPISMLGWIYTLFFIFLGCSAAIWGGWLEHAGPRKAGVVSALCWCGGLLISALGIYTHQIWLMWIGSGVIGGIGLGLGYISPVSTLIKWFPDKRGMATGMAIMGFGGGAMVGAPLAAALMGHFASPTSVGVWQSFLVMAAIYFVFMIGGALSYRVPPTGWKPEGWTAPAKKASNAMITHRHVHVNVAWKTPQFRLVWLVLCLNVSAGIGILGMASPLLQEVFGGKLLGVDVPFGQLDAGQLASIAAIAAGFTGLLSLFNIGGRFFWASFSDYLGRKNTYFVFFALGFALYALIPNLGHLGNVALFVAAFCIILSMYGGGFATVPAYLADLFGTQMVGAIHGRLLTAWAAAGVLGPVLVNYLREYQLSIGVERAAAYDITLYILAGLLVLGFICNLLVRPVADKYFMTDAELAAEQALGHDKGADASTVLEWKASAGSKPLAVAAWLVVGIPLAWGVWVTLQKTAVLFH; translated from the coding sequence ATGAGCACTAGCACTGCGGCCGGTATTAGCGCCGCACAGCCTGCGTTCCTGTCCAAGGAACGCATTATCGCCAAGCCCGGCTTCAACCGCTGGCTGGTTCCACCGGCCGCCCTGGCCATCCACCTGTGCATCGGCATGGCCTACGGTTTCTCGGTGTTCTGGTTGCCGTTGTCCAAGGCGCTGGGTATCACCGCACCGGTTGCCTGTGCGCCGGACATGAGCTTTATCGCCCAGGTCTTTTCGTCTCAGTGCGACTGGCCGATCTCCATGCTGGGCTGGATCTACACCCTGTTCTTCATCTTCCTGGGCTGCTCGGCAGCGATCTGGGGCGGCTGGCTGGAACATGCCGGGCCACGCAAGGCCGGCGTTGTATCGGCACTGTGCTGGTGCGGCGGCCTGTTGATCTCGGCATTGGGTATCTATACCCACCAGATCTGGCTGATGTGGATCGGCTCCGGCGTCATTGGCGGTATTGGCCTGGGTCTGGGTTATATCTCGCCGGTATCGACGCTGATCAAGTGGTTCCCGGACAAGCGCGGCATGGCCACCGGCATGGCGATCATGGGTTTTGGTGGCGGCGCGATGGTTGGCGCACCACTGGCAGCAGCCCTGATGGGCCACTTCGCTTCGCCAACCAGCGTGGGCGTATGGCAGAGCTTCCTGGTCATGGCCGCGATTTATTTCGTGTTCATGATCGGTGGCGCACTCTCGTACCGTGTTCCACCGACCGGCTGGAAGCCTGAGGGCTGGACCGCGCCGGCGAAAAAAGCCAGCAACGCGATGATCACCCACCGCCATGTGCACGTGAACGTGGCGTGGAAAACCCCGCAATTCCGTCTGGTCTGGCTGGTGCTGTGCCTGAACGTGTCGGCCGGTATCGGCATTCTCGGCATGGCGTCGCCGCTGTTGCAGGAAGTGTTCGGTGGCAAGCTGCTGGGTGTGGACGTACCGTTCGGTCAACTGGATGCCGGGCAGCTGGCGTCTATCGCTGCCATCGCCGCAGGCTTTACCGGGCTGTTGAGCCTGTTCAACATCGGTGGCCGCTTCTTCTGGGCGTCGTTCTCCGATTACCTGGGGCGTAAAAATACCTACTTCGTGTTCTTCGCCCTGGGCTTTGCCCTGTATGCGCTGATCCCGAACCTGGGCCACCTGGGCAACGTGGCGCTGTTCGTGGCGGCGTTCTGCATCATTCTGTCGATGTACGGCGGTGGTTTTGCGACGGTTCCGGCTTACCTGGCCGACCTGTTCGGTACGCAAATGGTCGGCGCGATCCATGGTCGCCTGCTCACCGCATGGGCGGCGGCCGGCGTGCTGGGCCCTGTGCTGGTGAACTACCTGCGTGAATATCAGCTGAGCATCGGCGTTGAACGCGCCGCGGCCTACGACATCACCTTGTACATCCTCGCAGGCCTGTTGGTGCTGGGCTTCATCTGCAACCTGCTGGTGCGCCCGGTGGCCGACAAGTACTTCATGACCGACGCGGAACTTGCCGCCGAGCAGGCGCTGGGCCATGACAAAGGCGCTGATGCTTCCACCGTACTTGAGTGGAAAGCCTCCGCTGGCAGCAAGCCATTGGCGGTTGCGGCATGGCTGGTGGTGGGTATTCCGCTGGCGTGGGGGGTGTGGGTGACTCTGCAGAAGACAGCTGTGCTGTTCCACTAA
- the hisA gene encoding 1-(5-phosphoribosyl)-5-[(5-phosphoribosylamino)methylideneamino]imidazole-4-carboxamide isomerase yields the protein MLIIPAIDLKDGACVRLRQGRMEDSTVFSDDPVSMAAKWVEGGCRRLHLVDLNGAFEGQPVNGEVVTAIAKRYPNLPIQIGGGIRSLETIEHYVKAGVSYVIIGTKAVKDPAFVAEACRAFPGKVIVGLDAKDGFVATDGWAEISTIQVIDLAKQFEADGVSAIVYTDIAKDGMMQGCNVPFTAALAAATKIPVIASGGIHNLGDIKSLLDAKAPGIIGAITGRAIYEGTLDVSEAQAFCDGYAASSKS from the coding sequence ATGCTCATTATCCCCGCTATCGATCTCAAGGACGGCGCCTGCGTCCGTCTGCGCCAAGGCCGCATGGAAGATTCCACCGTGTTCTCCGATGACCCGGTGAGCATGGCCGCCAAATGGGTGGAAGGGGGCTGCCGTCGTCTGCATCTGGTGGACCTGAACGGCGCCTTCGAAGGCCAGCCGGTCAACGGCGAGGTGGTCACCGCCATTGCCAAGCGCTACCCGAACCTGCCAATCCAGATCGGCGGCGGCATCCGTTCCCTGGAAACCATCGAGCACTACGTCAAGGCTGGCGTGAGCTACGTGATCATCGGCACCAAGGCCGTGAAAGACCCGGCGTTTGTCGCCGAAGCCTGCCGCGCCTTCCCCGGCAAAGTGATCGTGGGCCTGGACGCCAAAGACGGCTTCGTCGCCACCGACGGCTGGGCTGAAATCAGCACCATCCAAGTGATCGACCTGGCCAAGCAGTTCGAAGCCGACGGCGTGTCTGCCATCGTTTATACCGACATCGCCAAAGACGGCATGATGCAGGGCTGCAACGTGCCGTTCACCGCGGCGCTGGCTGCGGCAACGAAGATTCCGGTGATCGCTTCCGGTGGCATCCACAACCTGGGCGACATCAAGTCGCTGCTGGACGCCAAGGCGCCTGGGATCATCGGTGCCATTACGGGCCGCGCGATCTACGAGGGCACGCTGGATGTGTCCGAAGCTCAAGCTTTTTGTGATGGCTACGCGGCCAGCTCCAAGTCGTAA
- a CDS encoding AsmA family protein, with translation MKAFGKILGLVFLGLLLIIVALGFALTHLFDPNDYKEEIRQIARDKAHIELTLNGDIGWSLFPWLGLELHEAGVATLTNPTQPFADLQMLGLSVRVLPLLRREVQMSDVRVEGLNLRLNRDKNGHGNWEDIGKNLPDEPTGTPAPAPVEPVAEAKPEKPPQPIRLDIDSLTINNARVEYNDEQTGKQFSAESIQLSAGAIHEGASIPLKLTAFLGSNQPVMRVKSELNGNLRIQRALKRYQFEDMRLSGEATGEPLQGKTVSFSTQGQVLVDLAANFAEWTNLKLSANQLRALGELRVNDLDKTPQISGALSVAQFDLAKFLESIGHPLPAMAPGSLSKVELVSRLQGTPTSVALEDLNLKLDGSTFTGRVAVDDFAKQSLRVQLKGDTFNVDNYLPAKSEAAKGATAAREAQVQSSEAGAMAAGGSTPLPEAPTKGAWSTDKLLPLTRLRSLDVNADLAFGELTLSQLPIRNAVLKASGIDGQLKLDSLSGGLYNGTFQANGTLDVRQDIPLLALQSHIKQVPVERILQAQGKTPPVKGLITLDSNLSGRGNSQKALIDSLNGTASIVINNGVLLNANIEQQLCTGIALLNRKTLSTTPQGKDTPFQELRGNLTLRNGVASNPDLKVRIPGLTLNGNGDVDLRVLGMDYRVGIIVEGDKRDVPDPACEVGANFQGIEVPLRCRGPLELGAKACRLDKDGLGQVAIKAAGNRLNEKLEEKLDKVNPKLKDALKGLFNR, from the coding sequence ATGAAAGCGTTCGGCAAAATCCTGGGTCTGGTATTTCTCGGGCTGTTGCTGATCATTGTGGCTCTCGGCTTTGCCCTGACCCATCTCTTCGATCCCAACGACTACAAAGAAGAAATTCGCCAGATTGCCCGCGACAAGGCCCACATCGAGCTGACGCTCAATGGCGATATCGGCTGGAGCCTGTTCCCCTGGCTGGGCCTGGAGCTGCACGAAGCCGGGGTGGCGACCCTGACCAACCCCACCCAACCGTTCGCCGACCTGCAGATGCTCGGCCTGTCGGTACGCGTGCTGCCGCTGCTGCGCCGCGAAGTGCAGATGAGCGATGTGCGCGTCGAAGGCCTGAACCTGCGCCTCAACCGCGACAAGAACGGCCACGGCAACTGGGAAGACATCGGCAAGAACCTGCCCGATGAACCTACGGGCACCCCCGCTCCCGCGCCGGTCGAGCCGGTGGCCGAGGCCAAGCCGGAAAAACCGCCGCAGCCGATCCGCCTGGACATCGACAGCCTGACCATCAACAACGCCCGCGTTGAATACAACGATGAACAGACCGGCAAGCAGTTCAGCGCCGAAAGCATCCAGCTGAGCGCCGGCGCGATCCACGAAGGCGCCAGCATCCCGTTGAAGTTGACCGCGTTCCTGGGCAGCAACCAGCCGGTCATGCGGGTCAAAAGCGAGCTGAACGGCAACCTGCGCATCCAGCGTGCGCTCAAGCGCTACCAGTTCGAAGACATGCGCCTGAGCGGCGAAGCCACCGGCGAGCCCCTGCAAGGCAAGACCGTAAGCTTCTCCACCCAGGGTCAGGTGCTGGTAGACCTGGCGGCCAACTTTGCCGAATGGACCAACCTGAAACTCTCGGCCAACCAACTGCGCGCCCTGGGCGAACTTCGGGTCAATGACCTGGACAAAACCCCGCAGATCAGCGGTGCGCTGTCGGTCGCCCAGTTCGACCTGGCCAAGTTTCTGGAAAGCATCGGTCACCCTCTGCCGGCCATGGCGCCGGGCAGCCTGAGCAAAGTTGAACTGGTCAGCCGCCTTCAGGGCACACCGACCAGCGTGGCGCTGGAAGACCTCAACCTGAAACTCGACGGCAGCACCTTCACCGGTCGCGTCGCCGTGGACGATTTCGCCAAGCAGTCACTGCGCGTACAACTCAAGGGCGACACGTTCAACGTCGACAACTACCTGCCGGCCAAATCCGAGGCCGCCAAAGGCGCCACCGCCGCACGCGAGGCCCAAGTGCAGAGCAGCGAAGCCGGTGCAATGGCCGCAGGCGGCAGCACACCGCTGCCGGAAGCCCCGACCAAAGGTGCCTGGAGCACTGACAAACTGTTGCCACTGACCCGCCTGCGCAGCCTGGATGTGAACGCAGACCTCGCCTTTGGCGAGCTGACCCTGAGCCAGTTGCCGATCCGAAATGCTGTGCTGAAGGCTTCCGGCATCGACGGCCAGCTCAAGCTCGACAGCCTCAGCGGTGGCCTCTACAACGGCACATTCCAGGCCAACGGCACCCTCGACGTACGCCAGGACATCCCGCTGCTGGCGCTGCAAAGCCACATCAAGCAGGTGCCTGTCGAACGCATCCTGCAGGCCCAGGGCAAGACCCCACCGGTCAAGGGCCTGATCACCCTCGACAGCAACCTCAGCGGCCGAGGCAACAGCCAGAAAGCCCTGATCGACAGCCTCAACGGCACCGCCAGCATCGTCATCAACAACGGTGTGTTGCTCAATGCCAACATCGAGCAACAACTGTGCACCGGTATCGCCCTGCTCAACCGCAAGACCCTGAGCACCACGCCGCAAGGCAAGGACACGCCCTTCCAGGAACTGCGCGGCAACCTGACGTTGCGCAATGGAGTGGCCAGCAACCCTGACCTGAAGGTGCGCATTCCGGGGCTGACGCTCAATGGCAACGGCGATGTCGACTTGCGCGTGCTGGGCATGGATTACCGCGTGGGCATCATCGTCGAAGGCGACAAGCGCGACGTACCCGACCCGGCCTGCGAAGTTGGCGCCAACTTCCAGGGCATCGAAGTGCCGCTGCGTTGCCGCGGCCCGCTGGAGCTGGGCGCCAAGGCCTGCCGCCTGGACAAGGACGGGCTCGGCCAGGTCGCCATCAAGGCCGCCGGCAATCGCCTCAACGAGAAGCTGGAAGAGAAGCTCGACAAAGTGAATCCAAAGCTCAAAGACGCATTGAAAGGCCTGTTCAACCGATGA
- a CDS encoding ABC transporter substrate-binding protein produces the protein MFKNLLLALASSSMLMVATAHAEESSDTSLVLLTENFPPYNMAKNGKNFAKDENIEGIAVDIVRETFKRAGISYNLTLRFPWERIYKLALEKPGYGVFVMARLPDREALFKWVGPIGPDDWVLLAKADSKIQLDSLERAQRYKIGAYKGDAIAQTLEKQGLNPVIALRDQDNANKLMDGQIDLWATGDPAGRYLARQVGVTGLKTVLRFNSAQLYLALNKDVPDELVAKLQAALDELRKSGRVDEIMARYL, from the coding sequence ATGTTCAAAAACCTCCTGCTCGCCCTCGCCAGTTCCTCCATGCTCATGGTGGCTACGGCACACGCCGAAGAATCGTCTGACACCTCCCTGGTGCTGCTGACGGAAAATTTCCCGCCCTACAACATGGCGAAAAACGGCAAGAATTTCGCCAAGGACGAGAACATCGAAGGCATCGCCGTGGACATCGTGCGTGAAACCTTCAAACGCGCCGGCATTTCCTACAACCTCACGTTGCGTTTTCCCTGGGAGCGAATCTACAAACTCGCCCTGGAAAAGCCGGGCTATGGCGTATTCGTCATGGCGCGCTTGCCCGACCGTGAAGCGCTGTTCAAATGGGTAGGCCCGATCGGCCCGGACGACTGGGTGCTGCTGGCCAAGGCCGATAGCAAGATCCAGCTCGACAGCCTTGAGCGCGCCCAGCGCTACAAGATCGGCGCTTACAAGGGCGATGCGATTGCCCAGACGCTTGAAAAGCAGGGGCTCAACCCGGTGATCGCCCTGCGCGATCAGGACAACGCGAACAAGCTCATGGACGGCCAGATCGATCTGTGGGCCACCGGCGATCCCGCCGGGCGGTACTTGGCGCGGCAGGTAGGCGTGACCGGGCTCAAGACGGTGTTGCGGTTCAACAGTGCGCAGCTTTACTTGGCGTTGAACAAGGATGTGCCTGATGAGCTGGTTGCCAAGCTCCAGGCGGCGCTGGATGAGTTACGCAAGAGCGGTCGCGTAGACGAGATCATGGCGCGTTACCTCTAA
- a CDS encoding divergent polysaccharide deacetylase family protein: protein MRVALIIAVLCSLAGFAQATPAGAPHKAYLTLIIDDLGQNLPRDRRVLALPGPVTTAIMPDTPHAAEFAREAHKAGKIVILHMPMDPATGPFAWHPELSIEELGKRLDAAFEAVPYTAGINNHMGSRMTAQPAAMAWLMGELQRRHKFFVDSRTSAQTVAAAEAQKIGLAHVSRDVFLDDERTEAAITTQLQTAIKLAHKQGSAVMIGHPYPQTLAVLERELPKLKAQGVEWIDIKLMISVRSNQAMAGHGKDGLYR from the coding sequence ATGCGTGTTGCGCTGATTATCGCTGTGCTGTGCAGCCTGGCCGGATTCGCGCAAGCGACCCCGGCCGGGGCGCCGCACAAAGCCTACCTGACCTTGATCATCGACGACCTGGGGCAAAACCTGCCACGGGACCGTCGCGTACTGGCCCTGCCGGGGCCGGTCACCACCGCGATCATGCCCGACACCCCCCACGCCGCCGAATTTGCCCGCGAAGCCCACAAGGCTGGCAAGATCGTCATCCTGCACATGCCCATGGACCCGGCCACCGGACCGTTTGCCTGGCACCCCGAGCTTTCCATTGAAGAGCTGGGCAAGCGCCTGGACGCTGCATTCGAGGCCGTGCCCTACACGGCTGGCATCAACAACCACATGGGCAGCCGCATGACCGCGCAGCCGGCCGCGATGGCGTGGTTGATGGGCGAGCTGCAACGGCGCCACAAGTTCTTTGTGGACAGCCGTACCAGCGCGCAAACGGTCGCTGCAGCCGAGGCGCAGAAGATTGGCCTGGCCCATGTCTCGCGAGATGTATTCCTCGATGATGAACGCACCGAGGCGGCGATTACTACCCAACTGCAAACCGCGATCAAGCTGGCGCACAAGCAAGGTTCGGCGGTGATGATCGGGCACCCTTATCCGCAGACGCTGGCGGTGCTTGAGCGCGAATTGCCCAAGCTCAAGGCGCAGGGCGTGGAGTGGATCGATATCAAGTTGATGATCAGCGTGCGCAGCAATCAGGCGATGGCCGGGCATGGCAAAGATGGCCTATACCGCTAA
- a CDS encoding S41 family peptidase, producing the protein MLHLSRLTSLALTIALVIGAPLAFADQAAPPAPAAMAATTKAPLPLDELRTFAEVMDRIKAAYVEPVDDKTLLENAIKGMLSNLDPHSAYLGPEDFAELQESTSGEFGGLGIEVGSEDGQIKVVSPIDDTPASKAGIQAGDLIVKINGQPTRGQSMTEAVDKMRGKLGQKITLTLVRDGGNPFDVTLARATITVKSVKSQLLESGYGYIRITQFQVKTGDEVAKALAKLRKDNGKKLNGIVLDLRNNPGGVLQSAVEVVDHFITKGLIVYTKGRIANSELRFSATGNDLSENVPLAVLINGGSASASEIVAGALQDQKRGVLMGTTSFGKGSVQTVLPLNNERALKITTALYYTPNGRSIQAQGIVPDIEVRKAKITNEIDSEYYKEADLQGHLGNGNGGADQPTGSGAKAKPMPQDDDYQLAQALSLLKGLSITRSR; encoded by the coding sequence ATGCTGCATTTGTCCCGCCTCACTTCGCTGGCCCTGACGATCGCCCTGGTGATCGGCGCGCCTCTGGCTTTTGCCGACCAGGCCGCACCGCCTGCGCCCGCCGCGATGGCCGCGACCACCAAGGCACCGTTGCCGCTGGACGAGCTGCGCACCTTTGCCGAGGTCATGGACCGGATCAAGGCAGCCTACGTCGAACCCGTGGACGACAAGACCCTGCTGGAAAATGCCATCAAGGGCATGCTCAGCAACCTCGACCCGCATTCGGCCTACCTGGGCCCGGAAGACTTCGCCGAACTGCAGGAAAGCACCAGCGGTGAGTTCGGTGGCCTGGGCATTGAAGTGGGCTCCGAAGACGGCCAGATCAAAGTCGTGTCCCCCATCGACGATACCCCTGCGTCCAAGGCCGGCATCCAGGCCGGTGACCTGATCGTCAAGATCAACGGCCAGCCGACCCGCGGCCAGTCCATGACCGAAGCCGTCGACAAGATGCGCGGCAAGCTCGGCCAGAAAATCACCCTGACCCTGGTACGCGACGGCGGCAATCCGTTCGACGTGACCCTGGCCCGCGCGACCATCACGGTCAAGAGCGTGAAGAGCCAGTTGCTGGAATCGGGCTACGGTTACATCCGCATCACCCAGTTCCAGGTCAAGACCGGCGACGAAGTGGCCAAGGCCCTGGCCAAGCTGCGCAAAGACAACGGCAAGAAGCTCAACGGCATCGTGCTCGACCTGCGTAACAACCCAGGCGGCGTGTTGCAGTCGGCGGTGGAAGTGGTCGACCACTTCATCACCAAGGGCCTGATCGTTTACACCAAAGGCCGGATCGCCAATTCCGAACTGCGCTTCTCGGCCACCGGCAACGACCTCAGCGAAAACGTGCCGCTGGCCGTGCTGATCAACGGCGGCAGCGCCTCGGCCTCGGAGATCGTCGCCGGCGCCCTGCAGGACCAGAAGCGCGGCGTGCTGATGGGCACCACCAGCTTCGGCAAAGGTTCGGTGCAAACCGTGCTGCCGCTCAATAACGAGCGCGCGCTGAAGATCACCACCGCGCTGTACTACACACCCAATGGTCGCTCGATCCAGGCCCAGGGCATCGTGCCGGACATCGAAGTGCGCAAGGCCAAGATCACCAACGAGATCGACAGCGAGTACTACAAGGAAGCCGATCTGCAAGGCCACCTGGGCAATGGCAACGGCGGTGCCGACCAGCCGACCGGCAGCGGCGCCAAAGCCAAACCGATGCCACAGGACGACGATTACCAGCTGGCCCAGGCACTCAGCCTGCTCAAGGGCCTGAGCATCACCCGCAGCCGTTGA
- the hisF gene encoding imidazole glycerol phosphate synthase subunit HisF, which yields MALARRIIPCLDVDNGRVVKGVKFENIRDAGDPVEIARRYDEQGADEITFLDITASVDGRDTTLHTVERMASQVFIPLTVGGGVRTVQDIRNLLNAGADKVSINTAAVFNPEFVGEAAQHFGSQCIVVAIDAKKVSGPGETPRWEIFTHGGRKPTGLDAVEWAMKMEALGAGEILLTSMDQDGMKNGFDLGVTRAISDALGIPVIASGGVGNLQHLADGVIEGHASAVLAASIFHFGEYTVPEAKAYMAARGIVVR from the coding sequence ATGGCTTTAGCCAGACGCATCATCCCTTGCCTGGACGTCGACAACGGTCGCGTGGTCAAGGGCGTCAAGTTCGAGAACATCCGTGACGCCGGCGACCCGGTGGAAATCGCCCGTCGCTACGATGAGCAAGGTGCCGACGAGATTACCTTTCTCGACATCACCGCCAGCGTCGACGGTCGCGACACCACGTTGCATACCGTTGAGCGCATGGCCAGCCAGGTCTTCATTCCGCTGACCGTGGGCGGCGGCGTGCGCACCGTGCAGGACATCCGCAACCTGCTCAATGCCGGCGCGGACAAGGTCTCGATCAACACTGCCGCGGTGTTCAACCCGGAATTCGTCGGCGAGGCCGCGCAGCACTTCGGCTCGCAATGCATCGTCGTCGCCATCGACGCCAAGAAAGTCTCCGGCCCTGGCGAAACCCCGCGCTGGGAGATCTTCACCCACGGCGGTCGCAAGCCCACTGGCCTGGACGCGGTGGAGTGGGCAATGAAGATGGAAGCCCTCGGCGCCGGTGAAATCTTGCTGACCAGCATGGACCAGGACGGCATGAAAAACGGCTTCGACCTGGGCGTGACGCGGGCCATCAGCGACGCGCTGGGCATCCCGGTGATCGCCTCGGGCGGTGTCGGCAACCTGCAGCACTTGGCCGATGGCGTTATCGAAGGCCATGCCAGCGCGGTACTGGCGGCAAGTATTTTCCACTTCGGCGAATACACCGTCCCCGAGGCCAAGGCCTACATGGCAGCGCGCGGGATCGTCGTTCGCTAA